One part of the Streptomyces sp. AM 2-1-1 genome encodes these proteins:
- a CDS encoding DUF1996 domain-containing protein, with the protein MRRHPVPLYTLMVNALAVVLAAALSLTVSAPQAQAATVTVQAESYAAQSGVALEATADTGGGQNAAFLADGDWMRFDNVDLGGTGRLTVSARTASAVGTGTVELRTDGLSGPLLAVIPVSPTGGWQNWSTRTTEVTTHPTGAQTVFAVLRGAAPGDFVNINWFSFAGEGDGAAAGWVPVDQAQWNAQLAQFRAMTPAAVPAGVVRVPEFNATCTYSHSKPDDPIVLPGLPGASHMHSFFGNKSTDAFSTTQSLRAHTPTSCTPADDLSAYWIPTLYQGDTAIEPEGMIVYYGSRLTDPAATVPFPQGFRMIAGSAKTQTPTPAGSPGQFWCAGEGGEIGRSADGNWPVCAPKAHLTHQLVFPDCWDGKNLDSPDHKSHVAFTYDGKCSGAYPVAIPNLSFVTSYPTSGGTGGFRLASGMASSIHGDFFNAWDNAALGHRVRDCINQKAKCSAAGTF; encoded by the coding sequence ATGCGCAGACATCCCGTTCCGCTGTACACCCTGATGGTGAACGCTCTGGCGGTCGTCCTGGCCGCCGCCCTGAGCTTGACCGTGTCGGCCCCCCAGGCGCAGGCCGCGACGGTCACGGTCCAGGCCGAGTCCTACGCCGCCCAGTCCGGCGTCGCGTTGGAGGCGACCGCGGACACCGGCGGCGGCCAGAACGCCGCGTTCCTCGCCGACGGCGACTGGATGCGCTTCGACAACGTGGACCTCGGCGGAACCGGCCGGCTGACGGTGTCGGCACGGACCGCTTCCGCCGTCGGCACGGGCACGGTGGAGCTGCGTACCGACGGCCTGAGCGGACCGCTGCTCGCCGTCATACCGGTCTCCCCGACCGGCGGCTGGCAGAACTGGTCGACCCGGACCACCGAAGTCACCACCCATCCCACCGGTGCGCAGACGGTGTTCGCCGTGCTGCGCGGCGCCGCACCCGGCGACTTCGTCAACATCAACTGGTTCTCCTTCGCCGGTGAGGGCGACGGCGCAGCGGCCGGCTGGGTCCCCGTGGACCAGGCCCAGTGGAACGCCCAACTGGCGCAGTTCCGCGCGATGACGCCGGCCGCGGTGCCCGCGGGCGTGGTCCGGGTCCCTGAGTTCAACGCCACCTGCACCTACAGCCACTCCAAGCCGGACGACCCCATCGTCCTGCCGGGACTCCCCGGCGCGTCCCACATGCACAGCTTCTTCGGCAACAAGAGCACCGACGCGTTCTCCACGACCCAGTCGCTGCGGGCCCACACACCGACCAGCTGCACCCCTGCCGACGACCTCTCGGCGTACTGGATCCCCACCCTCTACCAGGGCGACACGGCCATCGAACCGGAGGGCATGATCGTCTACTACGGCTCCCGGCTCACCGACCCCGCGGCGACCGTTCCCTTCCCCCAGGGATTCCGCATGATCGCCGGAAGCGCCAAAACGCAGACACCCACCCCCGCGGGATCTCCCGGCCAGTTCTGGTGCGCCGGTGAGGGCGGCGAGATCGGACGCAGCGCCGACGGCAACTGGCCGGTGTGCGCCCCCAAGGCCCACCTCACCCATCAACTGGTCTTTCCCGACTGCTGGGACGGCAAGAACCTCGACAGCCCGGACCACAAGTCGCACGTGGCGTTCACGTACGACGGAAAATGCAGCGGCGCCTACCCCGTCGCCATCCCCAACCTCTCCTTCGTCACCAGCTACCCGACCAGTGGCGGCACCGGCGGCTTCCGGCTCGCTTCGGGCATGGCATCGTCCATCCACGGCGACTTCTTCAACGCCTGGGACAACGCCGCTCTCGGACACCGCGTGAGGGACTGCATCAACCAGAAGGCCAAATGCAGCGCCGCCGGCACGTTCTGA
- a CDS encoding DUF305 domain-containing protein produces the protein MQRRRHVLTLWSACVVATALPAVGCTPQPTAGASPAAFNATDSAWTLLMIPMAERARLLTDLAPPRTADPALAGFAADTGSALRADLRRLRAVLRLSGVPDTHPHEGHDMPGMVSRSTLEEATAANGPAYDRILTDALRAHFTQSRMLCAGERTRGRGDEARDLAASLAKSAAAQISRLDTLRAARTPL, from the coding sequence ATGCAGCGCCGCCGGCACGTTCTGACCCTGTGGTCGGCGTGCGTCGTGGCGACGGCGCTCCCGGCTGTCGGCTGCACCCCGCAGCCGACAGCCGGGGCCTCGCCGGCGGCCTTCAACGCCACCGACAGCGCCTGGACGCTCCTGATGATCCCCATGGCCGAGCGTGCGCGGCTCCTGACCGATCTGGCTCCGCCGCGCACGGCGGACCCGGCCCTGGCCGGCTTCGCGGCGGACACCGGATCGGCACTGCGCGCGGACCTGCGCCGCCTGCGCGCGGTCCTGCGACTCTCGGGCGTCCCCGACACCCACCCCCACGAGGGGCACGACATGCCGGGGATGGTCAGCCGGAGCACCCTCGAGGAGGCGACCGCCGCGAACGGCCCGGCGTACGACCGGATTCTCACCGACGCGCTGCGCGCCCACTTCACGCAGTCCCGGATGCTCTGTGCCGGCGAGCGGACCCGGGGCCGGGGGGACGAGGCGAGGGACCTGGCCGCATCCCTCGCGAAGAGCGCGGCCGCGCAGATCTCCCGGCTGGACACGTTGCGCGCGGCACGGACACCGCTGTGA
- a CDS encoding response regulator, with product MNGLAPRRSYTVLLVEDDVADAMLIEEALIERGMTREINRVDDGVSALEYLRDPANDRPDLIVLDLNMPRMNGRELLSVLKNDEQLSSIPIVVLTTSAAPDDVQDAYTQHANAYVTKPVNLDDFMETVQGIDSFFLGTAVTPRQHRAG from the coding sequence ATGAACGGCCTTGCACCCCGGCGCAGCTACACCGTCCTGCTCGTGGAGGACGACGTGGCCGACGCCATGCTCATCGAGGAGGCCCTGATCGAGCGCGGGATGACGCGGGAGATCAACCGGGTCGACGACGGGGTGTCCGCCCTGGAGTATCTCCGCGACCCCGCGAACGACCGCCCGGACCTGATCGTGCTCGACCTCAACATGCCCCGGATGAACGGCCGCGAGCTGCTCAGCGTGCTCAAGAACGACGAGCAGCTCTCCAGCATCCCGATCGTCGTCCTCACCACCTCGGCCGCCCCCGACGACGTCCAGGACGCCTACACCCAGCACGCCAACGCCTACGTCACCAAGCCGGTCAACCTCGACGACTTCATGGAGACCGTCCAGGGCATCGACAGCTTTTTCCTCGGCACCGCCGTCACCCCCCGGCAGCACCGGGCGGGCTGA
- a CDS encoding ATP-binding protein, with protein MSSRPDDHRPVRERPGWTTSRWLATGTTAALMVLLILGSFGAWALVHATAVNQRLVDRWSPALISSVRMEAALVNQETGIRGYGLTGDEEFLAPYRTGLTQQETAAADLRDLTAGDGRATADLRQVLATAEAWHGSVARPVAAAADPTVLAQERAENGWAQFDAVRTALRDQQAHIAAERDGARTDLTHVRTVRNTIFVIIAAVVLALMALAFAGLRLGVQRPLDRLRADVREVASGNYTHTLVPTGPADIRILASDVDAMRRRLAEDLALKDHARDVLDAQTMELRRSNEELEQFAYVASHDLQEPLRKVASFCQLLERRYAEQLDDRARQYISFAVDGANRMQNLINDLLTFSRVGRLHTDERDVDLTGVVRRTVGDLDVAVQQTGATVTYGELPTVHGQPTQLGLVLQNLISNAIKFRAPGTTPAIHIAARRIPHPAHQGSEEGGHPFWEISVTDNGIGIAPEYVERVFVIFQRLHTRESYEGNGIGLALCKKIVEHHGGSITVDTTHTAGTRFVLTLPGASHDDGSAGPADA; from the coding sequence ATGAGTTCGCGGCCGGACGACCACCGTCCGGTGCGGGAACGGCCCGGCTGGACCACGAGCCGCTGGCTCGCCACCGGCACGACGGCTGCCCTGATGGTGCTGCTCATCCTCGGCAGCTTCGGCGCCTGGGCCCTGGTCCATGCCACAGCGGTCAATCAGCGGCTCGTCGACCGGTGGTCCCCGGCGCTCATCTCCTCGGTGCGCATGGAGGCCGCACTGGTCAACCAGGAGACAGGAATCCGCGGCTACGGGCTGACGGGCGACGAGGAGTTCCTCGCCCCGTATCGCACCGGTCTGACCCAGCAGGAGACGGCGGCGGCCGATCTGCGCGACCTCACCGCGGGAGACGGGCGGGCGACCGCCGATCTCCGACAGGTGCTCGCCACCGCCGAGGCGTGGCACGGGTCCGTGGCCCGGCCCGTCGCCGCCGCCGCCGACCCCACCGTCCTGGCCCAGGAGCGTGCCGAGAACGGGTGGGCCCAGTTCGACGCCGTGCGCACCGCACTGCGCGACCAGCAGGCGCACATCGCCGCCGAACGCGACGGGGCCCGCACCGATCTGACTCACGTCCGCACGGTGCGCAACACGATCTTCGTCATCATCGCCGCCGTGGTGCTGGCCCTGATGGCCCTGGCCTTCGCGGGCCTGCGGCTGGGTGTGCAACGGCCGCTGGACCGGCTCCGGGCCGACGTCCGCGAGGTCGCGTCCGGGAACTACACCCACACCCTCGTCCCCACCGGCCCCGCCGACATCCGGATCCTCGCCTCCGACGTGGACGCCATGCGGCGTCGCCTCGCGGAGGACCTCGCCCTCAAGGACCACGCACGGGACGTGCTCGACGCCCAGACCATGGAACTGCGCCGCTCCAACGAGGAGCTGGAGCAGTTCGCGTACGTCGCCTCGCACGACCTCCAGGAGCCGCTGCGCAAGGTGGCCAGCTTCTGCCAGCTGCTGGAGCGGCGGTACGCCGAGCAACTCGACGACCGGGCCAGGCAGTACATCTCCTTCGCCGTCGACGGCGCCAACCGCATGCAGAACCTCATCAACGACCTGCTCACCTTCTCCCGCGTCGGCCGCCTCCACACCGACGAACGAGACGTCGACCTGACGGGAGTGGTCCGGCGGACGGTCGGGGACCTGGACGTCGCCGTCCAGCAGACCGGCGCCACCGTCACCTACGGCGAACTGCCCACGGTCCACGGGCAGCCGACCCAGCTCGGCCTGGTCCTGCAGAACCTCATCTCCAACGCGATCAAGTTCCGCGCACCCGGCACCACGCCCGCCATCCACATAGCCGCCCGCCGCATACCCCACCCGGCCCACCAGGGAAGCGAAGAAGGCGGACACCCGTTCTGGGAGATCTCGGTGACCGACAACGGCATCGGCATCGCACCCGAGTACGTGGAGCGGGTCTTCGTCATCTTCCAGCGGCTGCACACCCGCGAGAGCTACGAAGGCAACGGCATAGGCCTGGCGCTCTGCAAGAAGATCGTCGAACACCACGGCGGATCGATCACCGTGGACACCACCCACACCGCGGGCACCCGCTTCGTCCTCACCCTGCCGGGGGCGTCGCACGACGACGGATCAGCGGGACCCGCGGACGCGTAG
- the tkt gene encoding transketolase, with the protein MTNDQTGTARGDRSVEQPVAERAGWDEVDVRAVDTARLLAADAVQKVGNGHPGTAMSLAPLAYLLFQNVMRHDPADDQWLGRDRFVLSCGHSSLTLYIQLYLAGYGLELSDLEAYRTWDSATPGHPEHRHTRGVEITTGPLGQGLAGAVGMAMAARRERGLLDPDAAAGTSPFDHHVYVIASDGDLMEGVTAEAASLAGHQRLGDLTVFYDSNHISIEDDTDVSFSEDVPARFAAYGWHVQTVDWTGTGGYVEDVDALLAATRAAREETGRPSLIMLRTLIGWPAPNKQNSGKAHGSALGEDEVAATKRLLGFDPEAHFTVEESVLARTREAADRGREAHTRWNERFAAWQREHPDRSALLDRLQRQELPDGWTDVLPSFPADSDKGMATRAASGAVLSALAPVLPELWGGSAELAGSNNTTMDGEPSFVPADRQTKDWKGGPYGRTLHFGIREHAMGAILNGIALQSLTRPYGGTFLTFSDYMRPAVRLAALMKLPTIYVWTHDSIGLGEDGPTHQPVEHLAALRAVPGLDVVRPADANETTACWRTVLEHGDRPAGLILSRQNLPVLDRDSGQYAPASGAGRGGYVLAEAPDDATPDVILIGTGSEVRIALEARALLASEGIAARVVSMPCREWFAAEPQDYQDRVLPPEVRARVSVEAAVGQGWRDLVGDAGRIVSLEHYGASADYQRLYTEFGITPDAVAEAARDSIHDTRRAPRPGGHQHTSAPTGSGTGDRP; encoded by the coding sequence ATGACGAACGACCAGACCGGAACGGCGCGCGGCGACAGGTCCGTGGAGCAACCGGTGGCGGAGCGCGCGGGCTGGGACGAGGTGGACGTACGAGCCGTGGACACCGCGCGTCTGCTGGCGGCCGACGCGGTGCAGAAGGTCGGTAACGGTCATCCCGGAACGGCGATGAGCCTGGCCCCGTTGGCATACCTGTTGTTCCAGAACGTCATGCGGCACGATCCCGCCGATGACCAGTGGCTGGGCCGGGACCGGTTCGTGCTGTCCTGCGGCCACTCCAGTCTGACCCTGTACATCCAGCTCTACCTGGCCGGCTACGGCCTGGAACTGTCGGACCTGGAGGCCTACCGGACCTGGGACTCGGCGACTCCGGGGCATCCGGAGCACCGCCACACCCGCGGAGTGGAGATCACCACCGGTCCCCTGGGACAGGGCCTGGCCGGCGCGGTCGGCATGGCCATGGCCGCTCGCCGCGAACGCGGCCTCCTCGACCCCGACGCCGCAGCGGGCACCAGCCCTTTCGACCACCACGTCTACGTCATCGCCTCCGACGGTGACCTGATGGAGGGCGTCACCGCCGAGGCGGCGTCGCTGGCCGGACACCAGCGACTCGGTGACCTCACGGTGTTCTACGACTCCAACCACATCTCGATCGAGGACGACACCGACGTCTCCTTCAGCGAGGACGTCCCCGCACGCTTCGCCGCGTACGGCTGGCACGTGCAGACCGTCGACTGGACCGGCACCGGCGGCTACGTCGAGGACGTCGACGCGCTTCTGGCGGCGACCCGCGCGGCGCGGGAGGAGACCGGCCGCCCCTCGCTGATCATGCTGCGTACGCTGATCGGCTGGCCGGCCCCGAACAAACAGAACTCCGGCAAGGCGCACGGATCCGCCCTGGGCGAGGACGAAGTCGCCGCCACCAAGCGGCTGCTGGGCTTCGATCCGGAGGCGCACTTCACCGTCGAGGAGTCGGTGCTGGCCCGCACCCGGGAAGCCGCCGACCGCGGCCGCGAAGCCCACACACGGTGGAACGAGAGGTTCGCCGCCTGGCAGCGGGAGCACCCGGACCGGTCCGCCCTGCTGGACAGGCTGCAGAGGCAGGAGCTGCCCGACGGATGGACCGACGTCCTGCCCTCCTTCCCGGCGGACAGCGACAAGGGCATGGCCACCCGTGCCGCGTCGGGCGCCGTTCTCAGCGCGCTGGCGCCGGTGCTGCCGGAGCTGTGGGGCGGCTCCGCGGAGCTGGCCGGCAGCAACAACACCACCATGGACGGGGAGCCTTCCTTCGTGCCGGCCGACCGGCAGACCAAGGACTGGAAGGGCGGCCCGTACGGCCGGACCCTGCACTTCGGGATCCGTGAGCACGCCATGGGCGCGATCCTCAACGGCATCGCCCTGCAGAGCCTCACCCGGCCCTACGGCGGCACGTTCCTGACGTTCTCCGACTACATGCGCCCAGCGGTCCGGCTGGCCGCACTGATGAAGCTGCCCACCATCTACGTCTGGACGCACGACTCCATCGGCCTGGGCGAAGACGGCCCGACCCACCAGCCGGTCGAACACCTGGCCGCGCTGCGCGCCGTCCCCGGACTGGACGTGGTCCGCCCGGCCGACGCGAACGAGACCACCGCCTGCTGGCGCACCGTCCTGGAGCACGGCGACCGTCCCGCCGGGCTGATCCTGTCCCGGCAGAACCTGCCGGTCCTGGACCGCGACAGCGGACAGTACGCCCCCGCGAGCGGGGCGGGCCGCGGCGGATACGTCCTGGCGGAGGCGCCCGACGACGCGACCCCGGACGTCATCCTGATCGGGACCGGCTCCGAGGTCCGGATCGCCCTGGAGGCCCGCGCGCTGCTGGCATCCGAGGGCATCGCGGCACGGGTGGTGTCCATGCCGTGCCGGGAGTGGTTCGCCGCCGAGCCCCAGGACTACCAGGACCGGGTCCTGCCCCCGGAGGTCCGGGCCAGGGTCAGCGTCGAAGCCGCCGTCGGGCAGGGCTGGCGCGACCTGGTCGGCGATGCCGGACGGATCGTCAGCCTGGAGCACTACGGCGCCTCCGCCGACTACCAGCGCCTCTACACCGAATTCGGCATCACCCCCGACGCGGTCGCCGAAGCCGCCCGCGACAGCATCCACGACACCCGACGGGCACCGCGGCCCGGCGGACACCAGCACACCTCCGCCCCTACCGGCAGTGGCACCGGCGACCGCCCCTGA
- a CDS encoding VOC family protein, producing MTDTASTPSWPPGISAITLFVEDLDATEQFYREVFGLPVVFQDDNSAVFAFGTTLINLLKTTAAPALIAPARVARADAGSRLQLTLPVSDVDAMCEELTARGVTLLNGPVNRPWGIRTASFRDPAGHIWEIAG from the coding sequence GTGACAGACACGGCGAGCACCCCCTCATGGCCCCCAGGTATCAGTGCGATCACCCTCTTCGTCGAGGATCTCGACGCCACGGAGCAGTTCTACCGGGAGGTCTTCGGACTGCCGGTGGTCTTCCAGGACGACAACTCGGCCGTCTTCGCGTTCGGCACCACCCTCATCAACCTGCTGAAGACCACCGCAGCGCCCGCGCTCATCGCACCCGCTCGCGTCGCCCGGGCCGACGCCGGCTCCCGTCTCCAGCTGACCCTGCCGGTGAGCGATGTGGACGCGATGTGCGAGGAACTGACCGCTCGCGGTGTCACTCTGCTCAACGGCCCCGTGAACCGGCCCTGGGGCATTCGGACCGCCAGTTTCCGGGATCCCGCCGGCCACATATGGGAGATCGCCGGGTGA
- a CDS encoding CHAT domain-containing protein, giving the protein MTDGASKNMAGDEDSGGVQGLRAWAMDATGRAARLIGRNDENQTVTAEEFEGSVAELLRLRPLLDHDRLLLGKVTLVLGSLLAVRHASGRGTADDRERARLLLEEVRDPARPAGERMADDDRQWAAMFLLMVSPHVQPGATASPPDLWSLLDLSAGSLPGQPAVEAARIAALAAEVGRIPTLPPEVHQKLNQMRDLLSYLEKGDLSDPEALLSMLPPGFPLSDELRSMLETLSPILRETASPAPEPAAHEPAPEPAAQDPAAEAADRTDTAVTHAWLTAMIGLPEALRTGDPRTLDRVLERLGGQLDRLPADGAGAASDIQTLMRMVLQTAGPLGGSRFDDAEALRQTGPVVEHFAQWAADDPRVAHIAVMARAVDLFVRMRSEEGENVDEFRRLMGELDALEASMTAGDPARFAVTLVHGSALVLLGERTRDSEAVSRGLAQQEAALASRPDGGTGVPDAQLDALLDGIRASRAVADRLPDLMPGSVPSPADSSAGTQYLRAMTAAVRHMTNEDPTDLAAAITGLEHVRDEVRQGRMQHVAFAALWQLAECYRSRLRSTQDPADRDAATAAALESLRALAGDVVLQSGSHDALLTARSGSEYGMRAAVWAASQGRVEEAVAALELGRALVLQAASTSRAVPELLEAGGHQDLAREWRAAQQGSGGAAGALPRELPSSLRRRALWALGHRERDGSLFRTPTVDELKAGVAEGDADALVYLIAGEGAAPGMAVVLGPDIGTGVRAMPLLSGENSATLERYLDAAAAYQQQPHAPEALRAWEEALSELCDWATDAVILPVLTGVAERLAANESRRTDRPGPPRIVLVPCGRLGIVPWHAARLPAGSRRDWVCQIMIISYAASGRQFLSTVRRARRSPASAPVMVADPTLSLPFAELEVTGLQQTLYPRARLYGAFYTPPAGLVATGTPDDILAALAEGPSLLHVACHGSAGTSPTASALRLAPDPGKEGRSPTELLTVSRLLDRVAGEQDCPEGPLVVLSACETDLSRRDHDEALTLTTAFVASGARDVVGSRWAARDSAAALMMAIFHHYLAVEGLSPVDALHRARMWMLDPERENPGSLSDELVRELAGAQELDRPAAWAAFIHQGHPGPARTLRRG; this is encoded by the coding sequence GTGACGGACGGGGCGTCAAAAAACATGGCGGGCGACGAGGACAGCGGCGGAGTCCAGGGGCTTCGGGCCTGGGCCATGGATGCGACCGGACGCGCCGCCCGGCTGATCGGGCGCAACGACGAGAACCAGACGGTCACCGCAGAGGAGTTCGAGGGCTCCGTGGCGGAACTCCTGCGGCTGCGCCCCCTCCTGGACCACGACCGGCTCCTGCTCGGCAAGGTCACCCTGGTCCTCGGCAGTCTGCTCGCCGTGCGGCACGCCTCCGGGCGCGGCACGGCGGACGACCGGGAGCGGGCTCGGCTCCTGTTGGAAGAGGTACGGGATCCGGCGAGGCCCGCGGGAGAGCGGATGGCGGACGACGACAGGCAGTGGGCGGCGATGTTCCTGCTGATGGTCTCTCCCCATGTGCAGCCGGGCGCCACGGCCTCCCCTCCGGACCTCTGGTCCCTCCTCGACCTCTCCGCGGGGTCTCTCCCCGGACAGCCGGCCGTCGAGGCGGCCCGGATCGCGGCCCTGGCCGCCGAGGTCGGCCGGATACCGACGCTGCCGCCGGAAGTGCACCAGAAGCTGAACCAGATGCGAGATCTGCTCTCGTACCTGGAGAAGGGGGATCTGTCCGATCCCGAAGCGCTGTTGTCGATGCTGCCCCCCGGCTTCCCCCTGAGCGATGAACTCCGGTCGATGCTGGAGACTCTGTCCCCGATTCTCCGTGAAACGGCCTCACCCGCGCCGGAGCCCGCCGCCCACGAACCCGCGCCGGAGCCCGCCGCCCAGGATCCGGCAGCGGAGGCGGCGGACCGGACGGATACCGCGGTCACCCACGCGTGGCTCACCGCCATGATCGGGCTACCCGAAGCACTGCGCACGGGAGATCCCCGGACCTTGGACAGGGTTCTCGAACGACTCGGCGGTCAGCTCGACCGGCTGCCGGCGGACGGCGCCGGGGCCGCCTCCGACATCCAGACGCTGATGCGCATGGTGCTGCAGACGGCCGGCCCCCTCGGAGGCAGCAGGTTCGACGACGCGGAGGCCCTCCGGCAGACGGGCCCCGTCGTCGAGCACTTCGCGCAGTGGGCGGCCGACGATCCACGTGTGGCCCACATCGCCGTGATGGCGCGGGCGGTCGACCTCTTCGTCAGGATGCGGTCCGAGGAGGGTGAGAACGTCGACGAGTTCCGTCGGCTGATGGGCGAACTGGACGCGCTCGAAGCCTCCATGACCGCCGGGGATCCGGCCCGGTTCGCCGTGACGCTCGTACACGGCTCCGCTCTCGTACTGCTCGGTGAACGTACCCGCGACAGCGAGGCGGTCTCCCGCGGCCTGGCCCAGCAGGAGGCCGCCCTCGCGTCCAGGCCCGACGGAGGGACCGGGGTCCCCGACGCGCAACTCGACGCCCTTCTCGACGGGATACGCGCCTCGCGGGCGGTGGCGGACCGTCTGCCCGACCTCATGCCCGGATCCGTGCCGTCCCCCGCCGACTCGTCGGCGGGTACCCAGTACCTCCGCGCCATGACGGCGGCCGTCCGTCACATGACCAACGAGGACCCCACCGATCTCGCGGCCGCCATCACCGGCCTGGAGCACGTGCGCGACGAGGTACGCCAGGGCCGGATGCAGCACGTGGCATTCGCCGCCCTGTGGCAGCTCGCGGAGTGCTACCGGTCGCGCCTCCGGAGCACTCAGGACCCGGCTGACCGGGACGCGGCGACGGCCGCCGCGCTGGAATCGCTGCGGGCACTCGCCGGTGACGTCGTCCTGCAGTCGGGCTCCCACGACGCTCTGCTGACCGCCCGGTCCGGATCCGAGTACGGAATGCGGGCCGCTGTCTGGGCCGCCTCCCAGGGCCGGGTGGAGGAGGCGGTGGCCGCGCTGGAGCTGGGCCGCGCGCTGGTGCTGCAAGCGGCGTCCACCTCACGGGCCGTACCCGAACTCCTGGAGGCCGGCGGCCACCAGGACCTCGCCCGGGAATGGCGAGCGGCGCAGCAGGGGTCGGGCGGCGCGGCCGGCGCGCTCCCCAGGGAGCTTCCCAGTTCCCTGCGGCGCCGCGCCCTGTGGGCCCTGGGCCATCGCGAACGGGACGGATCCCTGTTCCGCACTCCGACGGTCGACGAACTCAAGGCCGGCGTGGCCGAGGGCGACGCGGACGCGCTCGTCTATCTGATCGCGGGCGAGGGCGCCGCGCCGGGCATGGCGGTCGTACTGGGTCCGGACATCGGCACCGGCGTACGGGCGATGCCCCTGCTGTCCGGCGAGAACAGCGCAACCCTGGAGCGGTACCTCGACGCCGCGGCGGCGTACCAGCAGCAGCCCCATGCCCCCGAAGCGTTGCGGGCCTGGGAGGAGGCGCTGTCCGAGCTCTGCGACTGGGCGACGGACGCCGTCATCCTCCCGGTGCTGACCGGCGTCGCGGAACGGCTCGCCGCGAACGAGAGCCGACGCACGGACCGCCCCGGACCGCCGAGGATCGTACTGGTGCCCTGCGGGCGCCTCGGCATCGTCCCCTGGCACGCGGCACGCCTGCCGGCCGGGTCCCGCCGGGACTGGGTGTGCCAGATCATGATCATCAGTTACGCGGCGTCCGGACGCCAGTTCCTGAGCACGGTCCGGCGCGCCCGGCGTTCTCCAGCCTCCGCCCCCGTCATGGTGGCCGATCCCACCTTGAGCCTACCGTTCGCGGAACTGGAAGTGACAGGGCTCCAGCAGACGCTGTATCCACGGGCGCGCCTGTACGGGGCGTTCTACACGCCTCCCGCCGGACTCGTGGCGACCGGCACGCCGGATGACATCCTCGCGGCCCTCGCCGAGGGGCCGTCCCTGCTCCACGTGGCGTGTCACGGCTCTGCCGGCACCAGCCCGACCGCATCGGCCCTACGGCTGGCTCCTGACCCGGGGAAGGAGGGCCGGTCACCCACCGAGCTGCTGACCGTGTCGCGGCTGCTCGACCGCGTCGCCGGTGAACAGGACTGCCCGGAAGGCCCGTTGGTCGTACTCAGTGCCTGCGAGACGGACCTGAGCAGGCGCGACCACGACGAGGCGCTCACCCTGACCACCGCCTTCGTGGCGAGCGGGGCGCGGGACGTGGTGGGCTCCCGGTGGGCGGCGCGGGATTCGGCGGCGGCCCTGATGATGGCGATCTTCCACCACTACCTGGCCGTCGAAGGGCTGAGCCCTGTGGACGCCCTCCACCGGGCCCGGATGTGGATGCTCGATCCGGAACGCGAGAACCCCGGTTCGCTCAGCGACGAACTCGTGAGGGAACTGGCCGGTGCGCAGGAACTGGACCGCCCGGCAGCCTGGGCCGCGTTCATCCACCAGGGGCACCCGGGGCCCGCTCGGACGCTCCGGAGAGGATGA